Proteins encoded by one window of Juglans regia cultivar Chandler chromosome 15, Walnut 2.0, whole genome shotgun sequence:
- the LOC109001135 gene encoding 110 kDa U5 small nuclear ribonucleoprotein component CLO, with product MDDSLYDEFGNYIGPEIESDQESDREDEDEDLPDRPTEEAEASDGEDAAAASNGWITASNDVDMDNQIVLAEDKKYYPTAEEVYGEDVETLVMDEDEQPLEQPIIKPVRNIKFEVGVKDSSMYVPTQFLVGLMSNPILVRNVALIGHLQHGKTVFMDMLIEQTHHMSTFDVNSEKHLRYTDTRIDEQERKISIKAIPMSLVLEDSNSKSYLCNIMDTPGHVNFSDEMTAALRLADGAVLIVDAAEGVMVNTERAIRHAIQDRLPIVVVINKVDRLITELKLPPKDAYFKLRHTLEVINNNIAAATYAVGNVPVIDPVVGNVCFASATAGWSFTLQSFAKLYVKLHGIPFDADKFASRLWGDIYYHPDARAFRKKPPVGGGERSFVQFVLEPLYKIYSQVIGEHKKSVESTLAELGVTLPNAAYKLNVRPLLRLACSSVFGHSLGFTDMLVQHIPSPKAAATRKVDHIYTGPKDSMIYKAMKNCDPDGPLMVNVTKLYPKSDCSVFDAFGRVYSGRIRTGQTVRVLGEGYSPDDEEDMTVKEVTKLWVYQARDRTPIAEAPAGSWVLIEGVDASIMKTATLCDEDVGRYEDVYIFRPLQFNTLPVVKTATEPLNPSELPKMVEGLRKISKSYPLAITKVEESGEHTILGTGELYLDSIMKDLRELYSEVEVKVADPVVSFCETVVESSSMKCFAETPNKKNKITMIAEPLESGLAEKIENGAVSIDWNRKTIGEFFEKNYHWDVLASRSIWAFGPDKQGPNILLDDTLSGEVDKNLLNAVKDSIVQGFQWGAREGPLCDEPIRNVKFKIVDARIAPEPLHRGSGQIIPTARRVAYSAFLMATPRLMEPMYYVEIQTPIDCVSAIYTVLSRRRGHVTADVPQPGTPAYIVKAFLPVIESFGFETDLRYHTQGQAFCLSVFDHWAIVPGDPLDKSIVLRPLEPAPIQHLAREFMVKTRRRKGMSEDVSINKFFDEAMMVELAQQAADLHQQML from the exons atggatgatAGTTTATATGACGAGTTTGGAAACTATATTGGACCCGAAATCGAGTCTGACCAAGAGAGTGACAGagaggatgaagatgaggatCTTCCGGACAGGCCCACTGAAGAGGCCGAGGCATCTGATGGCGAGGATGCAGCTGCTGCTTCAAATGGTTGGATAACGGCCTCGAATGATGTTGATATGGATAACCAGATTGTCCTTGCTGAGGACAAAAAGTACTACCCAACTGCTGAAGAGGTTTATGGTGAAGATGTTGAAACGCTTGTTATGGATGAAGATGAGCAGCCTTTGGAGCAACCGATAATTAAACCTGTTAGGAATATTAAGTTTGAGGTTGGAGTGAAGGATTCTTCTATGTATGTCCCAACCCAATTTCTAGTGGGTCTCATGTCAAATCCCATTTTGGTGCGAAATGTTGCCCTCATCGGGCACCTTCAGCACGGGAAAACTGTCTTCATGGATATGTTAATTGAGCAAACACATCACATGTCCacatttgatgtgaatagtgaGAAGCATTTAAGGTACACAGATACGAGGATTGATGAACAAGAGAGAAAGATATCAATTAAGGCAATTCCAATGTCGCTTGTTCTGGAGGATAGCAATTCAAAATCATACCTTTGTAACATAATGGACACCCCTGGGCATGTTAATTTCTCTGATGAAATGACTGCTGCCCTCAGACTTGCCGATGGCGCTGTATTGATTGTGGATGCTGCTGAAGGAGTAATG GTAAATACGGAGAGGGCTATACGCCATGCAATCCAAGATCGCCTGCCTATTGTAGTTGTGATCAAtaag GTTGACAGGCTGATAACAGAACTTAAACTGCCCCCAAAGGATGCTTACTTTAAGCTAAGGCATACTCTGGAAGTCATTAATAACAACATAGCTGCTGCCACTTATGCCGTTGGCAATGTCCCAGTTATTGATCCAGTTGTTGGAAATGTTTGTTTTGCAAGTGCTACAGCAGGATGGTCCTTCACTTTACAATCATTTGCTAAACTATACGTGAAACTCCATGGAATCCCATTTGATGCTGACAAGTTTGCATCTCGGCTTTGGGGAGATATCTACTATCATCCGGATGCACGAGCTTTTAGGAAGAAACCCCCTGTGGGTGGAGGGGAAAGATCGTTTGTCCAGTTTGTGCTTGAACCCCTTTACAAAATATACAGCCAAGTGATTGGTGAACATAAAAAGAGTGTGGAATCTACTCTTGCCGAACTTGGTGTCACTCTTCCAAATGCAGCTTATAAACTAAATGTCAGGCCTTTGCTGAGGCTGGCTTGTAGCTCAGTTTTTGGCCATTCCTTGGGCTTTACTGATATGCTGGTTCAGCATATACCTTCCCCCAAAGCTGCCGCAACAAGGAAggttgatcatatatataccGGGCCAAAAGACTCTATGATCTACAAGGCCATGAAGAATTGTGATCCAGATGGGCCCTTAATGGTTAATGTGACCAAGCTATATCCCAAGTCAGACTGTAGTGTCTTTGATGCTTTTGGCAGGGTTTATAGTGGCAGGATTAGGACAGGGCAGACAGTACGTGTTTTAGGAGAAGGTTATTCCCCAGATGATGAGGAAGACATGACTGTAAAAGAAGTAACAAAATTATGGGTTTATCAAGCTCGGGATAGGACACCAATAGCCGAGGCTCCTGCTGGTTCTTGGGTTCTCATTGAAGGTGTGGATGCTTCCATTATGAAAACTGCCACACTTTGTGATGAGGATGTGGGACGTTACGAGGATGTATACATATTTCGGCCTCTCCAGTTCAATACACTTCCAGTTGTGAAAACGGCTACTGAGCCTTTAAATCCAAGTGAGTTGCCTAAAATGGTGGAGGGTCTTAGGAAGATCAGCAAGAGCTATCCTCTAGCCATTACTAAGGTTGAGGAGTCTGGGGAGCACACTATTTTAGGTACAGGAGAGCTGTACTTGGATTCTATCATGAAAGACCTCAGAGAGCTCTATTCTGAAGTAGAAGTCAAG GTAGCAGATCCTGTTGTTTCATTCTGTGAAACCGTGGTGGAGTCTTCATCAATGAAATGCTTTGCTGAAAcaccaaacaaaaagaataaaataaccaTG ATTGCTGAGCCGTTGGAGAGTGGACTCGcagagaaaattgagaatggTGCTGTAAGCATTGATTGGAATCGAAAAACAATTGGTGAATTCTTTGAGAAGAACTATCATTGGGACGTGCTTGCTTCGCGCTCAATATGGGCATTTGGCCCTGATAAGCAG GGGCCTAACATTCTATTAGATGACACGCTCTCTGGTGAAGTTGACAAGAATTTGCTGAATGCTGTCAAGGATTCCATTGTTCAGGG ATTTCAATGGGGTGCTCGAGAGGGACCTCTCTGTGATGAACCTATCAGGAATGTTAAATTCAAAATAGTTGATGCTAGGATTGCCCCTGAGCCACTGCATAGGGGATCTGGTCAAATCATTCCCACGGCTCGACGTGTGGCCTATTCAGCTTTCCTTATGGCAACCCCACGCCTTATGGAACCAATGTACTATGTAGAG ATACAAACCCCAATCGATTGTGTCTCTGCAATCTACACAGTGCTTTCCCGCAGGCGTGGGCATGTTACAGCTGATGTTCCTCAACCTGGGACCCCAGCTTATATTGTTAAG GCATTTTTACCTGTCATAGAATCATTTGGTTTTGAGACCGACTTGAGGTACCATACTCAAGGACAAGCCTTTTGCCTCTCAGTGTTTGATCATTGGGCTATTGTGCCTGGGGACCCTCTCGACAAGAGCATTGTTTTGCGACCACTTGAACCAGCACCAATTCAGCATCTTGCTCGAGAATTTATGGTGAAGACAAGGCGTAGAAAG GGAATGAGCGAGGATGTGAGCATTAATAAATTCTTTGATGAGGCCATGATGGTGGAGTTGGCTCAGCAGGCAGCTGATCTTCATCAGCAAATGTTGTGA
- the LOC109001171 gene encoding putative glycerol-3-phosphate transporter 5 — MQPQTLNLPPALTLFPTLRPPHKTLTFHRFLVLIITFLAYASFHASRKPPSIVKSVLGPKIEPNSSHIGPDSGWPPFDGPQGTHRLGELDLAFLSSYSIGMYLAGHVGDRIDLRLFLVFGMVGSGAFTIFFGLGYWLDLHWLGFFLVVQVLCGLFQSIGWPCVVAVVGNWFGKDKRGLIMGVWNSHTSVGNIIGSVVASGVLEFGWGWSFVLPGVLVIVVGIVVFVFLVTSPEDLGLESPGMEIEMNVEVGPERVESEEAGLLVSSESSDTLAAIGFLEAWRLPGVAPFAFCLFFSKLVAYTFLYWLPFYIRHTAVAGVHLSHKTSGILSTIFDIGGVFGGILAGFVSDVIDARAVTSIVFLLLSIPALVFYRLYGSVSMFANIGLMFLSGLLVNGPYSLITTAVAADLGTQSMVSGNSRALATVTAIIDGTGSVGAALGPLLAGYISSRGWNSVFFMLIVSVFVASLFLIRVARSEIRERLNVGKWFWNIMSSH, encoded by the exons ATGCAACCCCAAACCTTAAACCTACCTCCAGCTCTCACTCTATTCCCAACCCTCAGACCCCCTCACAAGACCCTCACTTTCCACCGATTTCTTGTCCTAATCATCACTTTCTTAGCCTACGCTTCCTTCCACGCCTCTCGGAAGCCCCCAAGCATCGTCAAGAGCGTGCTCGGTCCCAAAATTGAACCAAATTCGTCCCATATCGGTCCCGATTCGGGTTGGCCGCCGTTTGATGGCCCCCAAGGTACCCACCGTCTCGGCGAGCTCGACCTCGCGTTCCTATCGTCCTACTCGATTGGAATGTACCTCGCTGGTCACGTTGGTGATCGGATCGATCTGAGGCTGTTCCTTGTGTTTGGGATGGTGGGTAGTGGAGCTTTCACCATATTCTTCGGGTTAGGGTATTGGTTGGATCTGCATTGGTTGGGGTTCTTTTTGGTGGTCCAAGTTCTGTGCGGGTTATTTCAGTCCATTGGGTGGCCCTGTGTGGTGGCAGTGGTCGGGAATTGGTTTGGGAAAGACAAGAGGGGGTTGATAATGGGGGTATGGAACTCGCATACCTCTGTTGGGAACATCATCGGTTCCGTTGTGGCATCGGGGGTGCTGGAATTCGGGTGGGGTTGGTCCTTTGTGTTGCCTGGTGTGCTGGTGATTGTGGTTGGGATTGTCGTTTTCGTGTTTCTTGTTACGAGTCCTGAGGACTTGGGGTTGGAGTCTCCTGGAATGGAGATCGAGATGAATGTTGAGGTGGGGCCAGAGAGGGTGGAGTCGGAGGAAGCGGGTCTTCTTGTGAGTAGTGAGAGTTCTGATACCTTGGCTGCAATTGGGTTCTTGGAGGCGTGGAGGCTACCGGGCGTTGCACCATTTGCATTCTGCCTATTCTTCTCGAAGCTGGTTGCTTACACTTTTCTGTATTGGTTGCCCTTCTACATAAGGCACACAG CTGTTGCTGGTGTGCATTTGTCACATAAAACTTCTGGGATCCTCTCAACAATTTTCGACATTGGAGGGGTCTTTGGTGGAATTTTGGCAGGATTTGTATCTGATGTGATTGATGCTCGTGCGGTTACTTCAATTGTGTTCTTGTTACTATCAATTCCAGCCCTTGTTTTCTACCGGCTATATGGAAGCGTCTCCATGTTTGCCAACATTGGGTTGATGTTTTTGTCTGGATTGCTTGTTAATGGCCCGTACTCACTTATCACAACCGCTGTTGCAGCTGATCTTGGCACCCAGAGCATGGTTAGTGGGAATTCTCGTGCATTGGCTACCGTTACTGCTATTATAGATGGTACTGGTTCCGTTGGGGCAGCTCTTGGTCCATTATTGGCTGGGTATATATCCTCTAGAGGATGGAACAGTGTCTTTTTTATGCTTATTGTTTCCGTTTTCGTTGCAAGTTTGTTCTTGATTCGTGTTGCAAGAAGTGAGATTAGAGAGAGATTGAATGTGGGAAAATGGTTTTGGAACATCATGAGCTCCCATTAG
- the LOC109001152 gene encoding putative pentatricopeptide repeat-containing protein At1g68930 encodes MDTFRIHFNVKSSNYYCALLKLCIESRNQIQAKKLHCHIIKTLTYVETFLSNNLINSYSKLGNIKYARRMFDQIPHPNHFSWNTILSAYSRQGHLLEMQLIFDRMPAKDEMSWNSLISGYASHGSLVESVKVYKLMFKKGPTNLNRITFSTMLILSSNHGCVDLGSQVHGHIVKFGFQSYQFVGSPLVDMYSKMGLIYDAKRVFDEMPEKNVVLHNTMITGLLRHGIVEDARRLFQGMHERDSVSWTTMIGGLAQNGWSREAVEVLREMRSEGLDMDQFTFGSVLTACGGLLALEEGKQIHAYIIRTDHENNVFVGSALVDMYCKCKSIKYAEAVFMRMTSKNVVSWTAMLVGYGQNGYSEEAVRIFCNMQRNGIAPDDFTLGSVISSCANLASLEEGAQFHAHAVVSGLISFITVSNALVSLYSKCGSIRDSHRMFNDMKIRDEVSWTALVSGLAQFGEAKETIDLFERMLAQGLEPHEVTFIGVLSACSRAGLVEKGHRYFESMINEHGITPLPIHYACMIDLLSRAGRLEEAKDFINKMPFHPDAIDWATLLSSCRFYGNIEIGKWAAETLMELEPQNPASYILLANIYAALGKWKDVAQLRRGMREKGVKKKPGCSWIKYKNRVHIFSADDRSSPFLGQIYSELEKLNCKMVEEGYVPDMSNVFHDVEESEKIEMLNHHSEKLAIAFGLIFIPAGLPIRVFKNLRVCGDCHNVTKYISKITQREILVRDSARFHFFKDGTCSCGDFW; translated from the coding sequence ATGGATACCTTCCGTATTCATTTTAATGTTAAGTCCTCCAATTACTACTGTGCCTTGTTGAAACTCTGCATAGAATCCCGAAACCAAATCCAAGCGAAGAAGCTCCATTGCCATATAATCAAAACGTTGACATACGTAGAAACCTTCCTATCAAACAATCTCATCAATTCCTATAGCAAATTAGGCAACATAAAATATGCGCGCCGCATGTTCGATCAAATTCCTCACCCCAACCACTTCTCTTGGAACACCATCCTATCTGCTTATTCGAGACAAGGTCATCTCTTGGAAATGCAATTGATCTTTGATCGAATGCCAGCAAAAGATGAGATGTCGTGGAATTCTCTTATTTCTGGGTACGCGTCTCATGGTTCTCTTGTTGAGTCTGTGAAGGTTTATAAGCTGATGTTTAAGAAAGGACCCACTAATTTGAATCGGATTACATTTTCGACAATGCTCATACTGTCCTCGAATCATGGATGTGTTGATTTGGGTTCGCAGGTTCACGGACATATAGTGAAATTTGGTTTCcagtcatatcaatttgtggGTAGTCCTTTAGTGGACATGTATTCGAAAATGGGGCTTATTTATGATGCAAAGCGGGTTTTTGATGAGATGCCTGAGAAGAACGTGGTTTTGCATAATACCATGATCACAGGGCTTTTGCGACATGGGATAGTTGAAGATGCAAGGCGTTTGTTTCAGGGTATGCATGAAAGAGATTCAGTTTCATGGACAACAATGATAGGAGGACTAGCACAAAATGGGTGGAGTAGAGAAGCAGTAGAGGTTTTAAGAGAAATGAGGTCAGAAGGTTTGGATATGGATCAATTTACTTTTGGTAGTGTCTTAACGGCTTGTGGAGGTCTCCTGGCTCTGGAAGAAGGGAAGCAAATTCATGCTTATATAATTAGGACTGATCATGAAAACAATGTCTTTGTGGGTAGTGCTCTTGTCGACATGTATTGCAAGTGTAAAAGCATAAAATATGCAGAAGCAGTTTTCATGAGAATGACCAGTAAGAATGTTGTATCATGGACTGCAATGCTAGTGGGTTATGGTCAAAATGGATACAGTGAGGAAGCTGTTAGGATTTTCTGTAATATGCAGAGAAATGGGATTGCACCGGATGATTTTACTCTGGGGAGTGTAATTAGTTCATGCGCAAACTTAGCAAGCTTAGAAGAGGGTGCCCAATTTCATGCTCACGCGGTTGTCTCTGGCTTGATCTCTTTTATTACTGTTTCCAATGCCCTTGTTAGCCTTTATAGTAAATGCGGAAGCATCAGAGATTCCCATCGAATGTtcaatgatatgaaaattaggGATGAAGTATCTTGGACTGCATTGGTTTCAGGGCTTGCCCAATTTGGAGAAGCCAAAGAGACGATTGATCTGTTTGAAAGAATGTTGGCCCAAGGTTTAGAACCTCATGAAGTTACTTTCATTGGGGTTCTTTCAGCTTGTAGTAGAGCAGGATTAGTGGAGAAAGGACATCGGTACTTTGAATCAATGATAAACGAACATGGAATTACACCACTTCCTATTCACTATGCTTGCATGATTGACCTTCTCAGCCGAGCTGGAAGGTTAGAAGAagcaaaagattttataaataagatgCCTTTCCATCCTGATGCAATTGATTGGGCCACATTACTGAGTTCATGTAGATTCTATGGTAACATCGAAATTGGGAAATGGGCAGCTGAGACACTTATGGAATTAGAGCCCCAGAACCCTGCAAGCTACATCTTGCTGGCAAACATTTATGCTGCACTGGGGAAATGGAAGGATGTGGCCCAATTAAGAAGAGGAATGAGAGAGAAGGGAGTGAAAAAGAAACCTGGATGTAGTTGGATCAAATATAAGAACAGAGTGCACATTTTCTCGGCAGATGACCGGTCAAGTCCATTTTTGGGTCAGATATATTCTGAGCTGGAGAAGTTAAATTGCAAAATGGTAGAAGAGGGATATGTTCCAGATATGAGTAATGTTTTTCATGATGTTGAGGAGTCAGAGAAGATAGAGATGCTTAACCACCATAGTGAGAAGCTTGCGATTGCCTTTGGGTTGATTTTTATTCCTGCTGGCCTTCCCATTCGTGTATTTAAAAACCTTAGGGTCTGTGGTGATTGCCACAATGTCACAAAGTACATTTCTAAGATTACCCAGAGAGAAATACTTGTAAGGGATTCTGCCcgattccatttttttaaagatggaaCATGTTCATGCGGTGATTTTTGGTGA